The Salifodinibacter halophilus DNA window CGCCGGCGATGGCCAATGCCGGCGCCTACGCCCCCGGCGCGATCTGGCTGCACTACCTGTTCAAGCCCGCGACCACGCTGCTGATCGCGGCGATGGTGCTGCGCGAGGGCGCAGGCGCCGATCCGC harbors:
- a CDS encoding lysoplasmalogenase; the encoded protein is PAMANAGAYAPGAIWLHYLFKPATTLLIAAMVLREGAGADPRYRRAIFAGLLLSTAGDAFLMLPGDWFVFGLGSFLCAHLA